ATGCTAAGGACTCCCAGTCTATGACTGCGAAACAGGCACCTCTAGATTCAGATATCTTCAGTGGGTCTGCTGGGCCTCCAAGATATGTGTTGGTTGAGCCCaatgttgttgttgctgctgcacATAAGGAAGCCATGAAGGTCGGGAAAGCAAAGATGACTTGGAGGGGAACTCAATGAAATGGCAATTGTTCATGTCTGCCATCATGCTTAACAAGACGTGTGAGATCATAGTGAGTGGGGTAAGGACTGACAAGGGCTTCAAGGAGGTGCACTTGAACTATGTGGCCAAGCAGGTGTTCGAGTTTTGTGGCCGAGAGGTCACCTTGGCCTAGGTATCCAATCACCTTAGGAAGTGGAGAGCCAGATAGATCCTAGTGTCCAAGCTCAGAGACCTTACCGGCGCACAATGGGATCAAGACACTTACACTATCCTGTTGGAGGCAGAGCACTACCAAGGCTACATTGTGGTTAGCTCACATACCACTTGCTTAATCTTGTCTAACATACCAATCACAACTAACCAGATTATGTTTCTTTCTTAGGACCACCCCAAGGACGCAGAGTTCCTCAACACTCTCACCCAGAACTACTCACAGATGCATGAAATCTTCTCATATGGGCTGGCTACCGGGAAGCATGACATGAACTCTAGTGAGACGCTCAGTTCGCCTATGCCTAAGTATCCAGACACCCAAGAGTCACAGACTGTCGTCCTTGATGATCCTAATAAGAGTGGTGATCACGTTCATGTCCTTgataggaagaggaagagggatgGTTTGATGGAAGAGGAGCTCATCATCTTTAGCAGCATGACTGATGCGGACAAGGAGGTGGAAACCACCATTAGGGAGAGCAAGTCAGTCAACGTCCACCCTGACATGTGCAACGCCTTCATGGAGCAAGGTGGCTTCAGTCCAGAGGCTCTGATGGCTGCTTTTAGCCACCTACTGGACAACAGGGCACAAGGTGTTAGGTTCGTTGCCATGGGGGCGCTCATAGGGTGCTCTGGCTTAGGACTTGGCTGGGCAAACACTACTACTAGTGTTGTTTCTGTTGGTGGTGATAGTGTACATGATGATCGACAACGATGACAATGACGACGTACATTTTGTGGTAGCTAGAGCTTGAAAACTGTGTATATTTTGATGAGGTGGTGTATACTAACCCCTCACGCCAATGGCAAGCTTGCGGTGATAGGATTACACTCTCTTTTGGATGTGGTGGTACGATGACACCATAGTAGTTAGGATGAACTTGCTCTCCCTTTATGATCATGCATGCCTAAGTTTTTTTATTCCATGTGTAGTGTGTTCCTTTTCTTGCTACTTGAATTGTTGTTATTTTGCCATGCCAGGAGTAGTGTGTGGTGTATATAGGAAGGGTTTCAGAGATTTAGAGCTTTTTTGAAATGGTCACCAGTATGAAGGATCCCCACCTGGATATATTTCAAAGTGGCCAAAATGCCATGAGATTGATCCAGTTTATAAGGAAAACTGGATTGAAAACCTAAACAAGTTAACCCCGTTTATGAGGGAAACCGGGCCGAAAAACCATACAACAAGGGTAAAAGAAGAAGAGAAACCAAAAACAATGGACGCCTGAGACAAGGCACGCCTAGCTAGCAAACCGAAGGACATTGCCACGAGGCACAAGTAGATGAGGAGAGTCGTAAATGAATCACAATACCAAGATTTGACAAGCAGCCTAACGCACCACACCGGCGTGCGTACCGAGCACCACGGTGCAGCAGAGAAGCATCCACATAAATAAGTGACTAGCACGAACCTTGACACAACACTCCGCCATGGAAAATCGGGTACCGAGCAACACAGAGATTTACAGTTCATGGAGAACAAGTTACCCGTTACAGAGATGCTTACTTCAAATTTGTGCTTAAGCAGACAAGCAATGTTAAAAATGGGCAAGCCTCATGATCAATTTCGCCTGTGTGGAATGAAAAATTTCATCATAATAGGCAAGCCACCAAACCATACACACATATACAAGGGGCAAAAAAACCATGTAGGCAACGAAAAGCGTTCGAAATATTCAGCCCGCCCGTTGTAAACTTGCCCCCATGGAGGCGTCGCCGAGGCGTGTGTGCCATGCCCCTCGCTCTCTTGGAGTTGGTGGCTGTCTCCAGGCGAAAGCCTTGATTCAATGTTGGATCGGCACATTGACGGCGTCCTCGACATCATATCTCTGTTGGGAGCTTTGTGTGTGGAGACATGGCTGATCCTTATTGCTCTCCTTTGGTGTTCATCGTTGTCCTCTATTGGTCCTATGCAGTGCAATGTACGCTCGTCGCTGGTGTTTCCAAGATGGTGTTTTCCTTAGATCGGAGCAAGTCCTGCCTTCCACTTGCCACTTCCTCTTAGACGCTCGAAGTGGATGTTGCGTTGACAAGCAATGTTGTACGGAAGGTGGTGGTCTTCGGAGGCGTCCGGCGCCGTCGAGACACAGTGTGTGTCAGTTGAGGATAGGCTCTTTTGTGTTGTAGCTTGTTTTGCGATGTTGTCCGTCCGTGGACTTTGTTGTGAGCGGTGTGGTGTGTGCTACGCTCATTGTTCGCAACGAGTGGTAGCTTCTTGTAATTTCAATTCTACCTTCTATAAAGTTATGGTACGGCTAGACATACTCTCAAAAAAAAAAGTAAACTTGCCCCCAACGAGCACGGTCGAACATATATAGCTGACGGAACTACCAAGGTGTAGCTTTGCTTCAGAAAGGGCGTGACGGGTGAGCAGTTAACATGCAGAGTTTGCCTAATGCGATTTCTGAATTCGGATGCGTGGTTCAGTTAAAATTAGCCTTTAGCCCCGTTGTTCCAAGAATTTTTTTGACACGAACGCTATCACACGCCTACAAACAGCTACTAGATCAGTCATCAGTTCACCACGCACGCCTGAATTCAGACGTTGCAATCAACGCCACCCAACCAAACACAGCCATATCGACAACACGAACGCTCTGCCGTCACCTCCCGTCGTGGTACTCGCAGCGGGCGGCGACGCCGGGCACGGGCTTGCCGAGGTGGGCCTCGCGGACGTCGAGGCGGCAGACGCACCGGCGGTAGAACTTGGAGCGCAGGAGGAGGCCGAGGATGTGCGCGCGCGCCCGGAGCACGAAGGCCAGCCTGACGGGCACCACCGCGGGGCCGAGGCGGCCGTTGTTGGGCTTGCTGTGCAGGTTGGCGCCCGCGCCGTAGAGCGGGACCTGCTTCCCCACCACGGACACCGTCACCACCCGCCCGCTCTTCCGCGCCTGGTAGAACTCCTTCATCTGCATGCAAACCCAAACACAACGCGGACGCTCGTCAGTCATGCAAAGTTGCAAACCCGACGAAAATTGTAGTATGGAGATTGCAGGTAATTTCTGCTGCCGGATGAAACCGGCTCTACCCTGCGACGCTTTTTACCGTCTTATCAGAAACCAGGAGTGTCAATGTACTTGCCATGGATAACACTGTGATACTAATTACTCGGAGCAAAAGTCCATGATGGGGGCCGGCTTTGCCTGCGCACTGGGGGCCATCATCTTGTTGGCCAGCACCGGATTCCCTCTCGCGAGCAGCAAAGTGCACTGCCAAATTAACGACCGGGCTAAAGGCGTGACGTCTGAAACCCAAAGCAGTAAAGGCGCAGCGTTCTCTGGAGGCGTCGTGAAAATTGAACAGTCTCGCGTTCGCATTGGCTCTTTGCCAGCGGCAGCAACGGTAGCAGGCCGTAGCCTGTGTGCAGCGGCGTGGCGTGGAGCATGCTGCAGCAGGCAGGCACACTGGTCGTCCTCCGTACCAGTACTCGCCCGTTGCAGAGGACGCCGGCCCACGAGGAGAGGGCAGAGGAGAGAGGAGCGCGTTCGTGTCGGCTTGGCCTCCCTGACTTCCGTCACGTGAACGCCATGCCAGAGGAAGAGGAACGCTCCGGTCTCACCTCGCGGCTGGTTGTTCACATTGTTGGGTAGTACTTCaacttaggctggtcatagtggaaaTAATATAGCAAGTAACATAACACATCCCAATTTTTTTTGCTTACATGGTATATATTTAATGAGGAAAAAGATGGttggagtaacataatatgttaacACATCCCAAGATAAAATAAGTCTACATTTTAATAAATGATGGCTTACCTGATACGATATACATATTAGAGCAAGTataatagagctgagtcagcgggttataaaaaataaactagtatatttctgcttagttggaggaaagaaaAGAGGAGAAAGAAGGTAaccgggctcttcgtgaagaaccagctctagcacgtgctcatAGGCACTCTGTGAGAATGAAAGGTGagccacataataaaaaaatagtacacttatttgatctattattgtacatgttggctataagatgggctgtagatgacatggcattGGCTTGTAGCCAGCAGCTGACTATACTATTAACCGTGCTCTTACTGATAACATAGATTAGTAatatatgcatgttactagtctaagttactcctcACTATGGCTAGCCTAAGTTAATCACATACACCTCCCTATCGGTCTCAAGAAATAAAGCGCTACAGTGGTTCAATCCCCCGCAGGTAATTGACAGATGATCATTTGTTCCTTGTGAAGTGTGGATCACAACCACAAGGTCTTTCACTGGATGTTCATTCCAGATTTCTATAGTTTAAGCCCTGGATCAGGATGGCCCAATGCATGGCGAGCGAGTTCAGAAATCATCTGACGGCCTGGTCTGTGGAGGAAGCAGACGATATTGTTTAGTCACGTcggttttttcttttcttttcccttCCCAAAGCCGGAATTTGTTTTGGGCGTGTACTGCCACGGAAACGAATCTGGGCAGCGACAAATAGGAAGGGAACAGTGCTGCCAGGGTTTCCCGTGTGCTTTCTCCAGTACCTAGGTCATGGATGGGGTGTACGTATACTAGTGGCACACTTGTACTGCTCAGCTCATGGGTTTCCTTTAAAATGAAAAGAATCTCTGCTCGGCCATGGGAATGCTGAAAAGCAGACACGCTATCTCTGCGAAAATTTCCACGGCCCATTTGTGGAAAATGATTATTAATCATGGCCAGGGCAGCGTGCCAGTGACCAATCTCATTGACTCTATGCACAATGCAGCCGAAACCTCGCACTCACATGGAACTAAACTTTGCTACATTCCTAGTATGCTCCAAACAGACCATGACTACACACGGCTATACGATTTTGCTAAGGAAAAAAAAGTACTTCCTGGATTATCAACCTCCCCGATTATCTGGAAGCAGCGGCATGTGGTCACCTTTTGTTCTTTTCGCGTAAACAGCAATAACTAGGGTCAGATTCATAGCCTAATTAAGCCGGGGTGGCGTCGCGAGACGTAACGCTCACATCGCCTTCCGGATTCCAAATTTCCAATCCAGGCGAGGAGCCATTAAGTAAGGACAGCTGGTGATGTTAATGGCGCAGTGGTGGATGCAAATGGAAATGGATGCAATGGTGGATGCAAATGGAAATGGAAATATGCAATGGTGGATGCGACGACGATGGTGGCATGTACTGGTAGAAGGGCGGTGCACTTACGTTTCCGGAGGCGACGGTGAGGTCGTCGAAGAATAGGTGGAAGGGCGCGGCGGTGACGTGGAGGCCGAAGAAGGTGCCCCGGTTGCGGAACCGCAGCCTGACCGTCGCGTTGACCGACATCATCCTGGTGGGCACGCCCGTCCGGTCCGTCCCGCCCTGGATGTGGTACGACTCGAACACCACGCTCTGCAAAGCACTTTCACTCGTGAGAAACATTAAAATTCATCCGCTCGATTCGATCGATGTGCATGTTCCGAGCATGTTGTTGCCCTCGGAAATACTACTCGCATGCTGTGTGCATGTTTCGCCGTGTTTTTGGACTTTGGTTCTTGCCCAAATGCGCGGTTTGAAATTCAGAGTTTTTGTGGTCGTTGGGAGGAATCACGCTGTAGTTATTGCGTGCCTACAAAAATTGGAGCTTGAAACAGAGAACACAGCTTCTTCCTTGTCCTTGAAGCCGAAGAGGACGATTTCTACGCAAATGGCACGTATGGTAGGTAACAGTTCAGGTCACTGAGGGCAAGATGGCGGTATGATCCATGCTATCAGTAAATCCAAACAACAGGGCAAATTGCGTGAAGAAAGAGCACGCATCTTAGCAATGGAAGCTGACTGAAATGTGTAATCTGCAGAGCACTGGCGGTTGCGGGGAAAAGGGGGCGGCAGACCTTGACATCGACGTGGGGCTTGTATGACTTGCTCGCGCCCCACAGCACCAGCAggaagaaggcgaagacggcgacgAACGCGAACGCCGCCAGCGCGTAGCACCTCCACGGCGACTGCGACCCGGGGCGGCCtccgtcctcgtcgtcgtcgtccccgAGGCTCCCGGCGCCGCTGCCGTGGCCGAGGCGGCGCCAGGGCACGGCCCCCGCCGCGCCGCCCGAGCGGAGCTGGTCGGAGAAGAGGAGGCGGCCGGTGAAGGACTCGCGGGAGTGGTGCGTCGCGGCGCCGGAGTGGTGGAAGTGGTAGTGGAGCGGGGACTCGGCCGGGGTGGAGCCGGCGAGCGACATCTTGTCGGCcgcggcgccggcgccgccgccgcagcagccGCCGCCGGAGGCCACGACGTCCGGGTGGGAGGCGGCGGGGCTGTGGACGTAGTACGCCGGGCGGCGCGGGGAACGCGGGGGCGACGACGGCGCCAGGCTCGTCACGTCGGAGTCCGTCTTGGCGTGCCGTGCCATCTCGGGAGCGGGagcggcgcggcgcggcgtgaTGGGCGTGTCTTCTGGGATACACTACTTGTGGAGTTGTGGGAGAAGCGCAACGGGTTTGGGGCCTTCCGCTTGAAGACGAAGGTTTTAAGTGGGTTTTGAAACCGTGCGTGCGTCAGTGGCGATAGACTGATGCAGCCCGAGCCTAGCGGGTCTGTATATACTGTGACCGTCTCCTGGTCCTAGGGCCACTGCGCCAGTGAGACATGGGTCGCTGCTACAGGCGTCTGGTGGCTACTAAACCGTTGTCTAAATTTTTACCGCCAGGATGGTGGCTTGAGCATCTCCATTCTTCAATGGGTGATGTAAAATAGCAGCTCAAAAACTGCTTGATGTAAATTATACATCACCAAAAATATGATTTTTACATGGTACAAGGTCGGCAGTAGATGATTTATTTTAGGGCACAAGGTCCTCAGGAGATGATTTATTTTAGTTACTCaaacttcttcttcttcgttgatCTCGGTATCGACGAGCCCTCTTCCAGGCCGGCGACGGGAAGGGTGTGGCGGCGAAGGGAAGTGGCGGCGGTGATGCACGAGCGTGATGTGAAGGACCTGGAAGTTGGCGGTTACACTCGCGTGCGCGGCTGCATGCATTTTACATCCCCTCCCCAAGTGATGTATATTTACATCACGAGAGGCAAAATATACATCGTGATGTTAAAAAATTGGCCAAAATTTACATCACGGGCAGCTGTTTTTGCCTCCAGGTGATGTAAAACACGGTTACAGGCTATTTTACATCacctattggagatgctcttagtcggcCTAGTCCAACAACAAAAACATTTAGTCTATACAATTTTGTTCTTGCTGAAAATAAAGTTATGTTATGTTTTTTAAGATACTAAGCTCCATAGAAAGGGAGTTCTTCGATGCATCATGGATGGATTAGGCGAGTGGGTCCAAGTTAGAAGGTGTTAGCTATTTCACTGGATACAACTAATGGGTATTTCacattttgatctgaattttttaggggAGGTAGacatatatgtgatgaacattcacatttaaaaaaaaattgacaCATATAAAATTGGATTTTTGAAACTGGTATCATGGTATCACTTGAATGGTGGTATCATGTGATATTCTCCCCACACGTGTGTGATGCGCGTGTAGATATTCCAATACAACCGCGCATGATTTATGTGTGAGCCAGCGATTGACAACGATTTTTTTAACGGGACAATGAATATTATAGTGTAGAAACACAACAACCACAACCGCCCACCACTTGTACACTCACGGTAATCTGATGTCCAAATAAAGGTGATGTCGAAACCAACCACACCAACAAACCTTAAAAAAATAGCGCAATAAACAATAAAAACATTGGCAATTAAACGACTAAAAAAGTATACAACGTGTGCAACAACAAAAATTGATGCAAAAAAGCGCACATCTGCTTCTACTACTATGCTATGGGGAAATTACAGGGTGGTCCCTTTCTCCCCTAGCTACGCTTCTAACGGACCCGTGCGATTTACTAGGGTGTTTTTGTTAGAAAATAACTCATTTATCAATGCATAAGAACTCATTTATTAATGCATCAATCAAAAACATTAAGTAAGTCCAGCCTCTGCAACACACAGTGGCAAATCATTGGTTATGCACATTACAAACACAAGCAATGATAAAAAGGCTATGAAAGAAGCCAACACTCACGTACCATCTTACAAAAAAGCTACATCTACTACATCTTAGATTAATGGTGATGCTACACATTGTACACATCAAGATGCGGGACGTTGGCCGAAACAACAAATCTACGGTTGGTTCACCCTCTTGCCATTGAAGCGGTTGATAGAGGAAGAGGGAACCCACAACCTGGCTAGCGACGAGATGAGGAAACTTAGTGGCCTCCTTTTTTTTGCTTCGATGAACCTATGTActttttgaaattcatgaacttttttgaatatGTGGATTTTTTCAAAACCATaaactttttttttgaaattcatgaacttttttcattttcatgaactttttttattcatatttttttttctttttttcaaaaGTCTACGGTCAAACGTCGACCGGTCAACCGTGACCGAGCAAACAAGGCGACCGTGAGAACAAGCGATAGGGGATGACCTAGATACTGGGCCGGCCCAGAATGCAAGGTGTGTGGGCATCAGGAACCTGTTCTAGCGCTTAAGGCGCCGAACAAGGGCTCCCTGGGCTCAACATACATTTTCGTGCTTACTATACGATGCTAGGGCTCAACGTAGGGAGTAACTAATTGAGCGGTACCCTTTGCCGAGTCCCTCAAAGGTCACTTTGGTGGGATGAGAGCGCGCCACGCGCTCCCAGCTGCCGCCATGTGTCGTATGTTGGGTGCTTCCTCGGAaatttgtttttatttattttttgaacGCATTTCAGGTTTTAGATGGGTTTTTTTGGCTTTTACAAGGTTTTCCCTAGGTTTTAGACAAAACATTTGCAGAAGAAACTTGTTTTGCCCCAAAAAACGCATTTTTTCCGCTAGAGGCACAGGTTTGCTTGTCGCGGTGGCATAGATTTACTTCCGCATTGTGCCTCTTGGAAAAGgggaaaacacatttttttcttCCGCAAGAGGCACAATTTTAATTCTCGTGAAGACACAGATTTGCTGTCACGAGAGACACAACTATGCCTCTAGGAAAGAGAAAAAAAATACATTTCTCTTTTTCCGCGAGAGGCACCGATTTGCTTCTCGTGAAGGCATATgcttgcttccgcgagaggcacaactcaaaagagaaaaaaaatgcatttttcttctttcttgagAGGCACGGATTTGCTTCTCGTGGAGGCACATGTTTGTTTCCGTGAAAGGCACAACTGTGCAACGTGGAAAGGGAAAAACACGTTGTTTTTTCTTTCTCTCGTGATAGACACAGATTTATTTCCGCGAGAGGcacctctcggaaagggaaaaagtGGGGGAAAATCGTGCTTCCAGCTTGTTTCTTTTAGTTTTTTCTGTGAAAAAAAGTTTATTGAAACCTATTAACATGGGTCTATCTTCAAAGATCTCGATGCGAGAAATCCAATAATGAAAACGGTTCACGATTTGGACGCacgatttaagagataaaacattttaaataaACAAATCtatgaaaaacaaaaaaaactctTTGCGTCGAGTGGCGCACTTCGCAAATTGGGAAGATGAAAGTTACCTTTGCAAGGATACCCTTAATTGATTTAGCTCAACATACATCTTTTTTTAGACAAACTCGACATACATCTTATAACCACCTCGGCCCTCTTAGGCTTCCACTATGTGAGGGACCATGCGGAATATACTGGGCCATAAGAATCAAGTGCACAATTCAAGCCTCAAGCTTAGGCCAATCGTTCGTTTTAgcgaaatcactaattgaggagCGCTCCCCGCAACGATTAGTCGGGGAGCGCTCCCCGCGTGCCAAGTGTCACGCGCGGAGCGCTCGAGAGACTTTTCTGAGGCGCTCCGCGCGTGACACTTGTCGCGCGCACGGCTTCTCCCGTGATTTCCGGTTTCCCTTTGtggttttttccttttttcactTTAGTCCTTATACTTTTAATGTTTTGTAATACCTTTTGATCTGTTTTGAGATCTGTTTCTCTCTGGTGTGGGCGAACCGTCGTCGCGCACTGTTCTTTCTTTGCCGCCGTCTCCGCCCGTCGCGGCCGCCGCTCTTGTCGCGTGGTTACGGCGGCCCCTGTCCCGGCCGCCGCGCTTGTTGCCTGCTCTTACGGCGGTCCTTCTTTAGCGTCGACCGCGCTTCCCCGTTCGCGATATCATCGTTCCCTACCGGTTGCCTTCGTGGGTTCTCTGTTTCCCTTTCTCATTTCTCTTTTTGTTCCCATTATATTTCCGGGATATGGAGATTTATGGGGTAGTTACGGGTGGGAACTACCAACACTATCAGATGTCAAGTTTCAACTGGGTTTTGTGGGATTAGTTCTTGATAACCATTGTGTTCCTTGCAGTTATGGCTTGTCCTTTTTGCCGTATGCCTGGTGGCCCGTGTTCTTCTGTTGATTCTTCTGTAGATGGGTTCAGTGTGGTCCTGGATCGGCGTTGTTGGAGGCGTGTTGTAAGAATATCATTTTATAATTGTTCATTTTTTGGCACACACGCTTATTTCTTTTGGTGCTGCCCATGCTGTTTAGGTTTTGATTATGATCCTTGTTTTGATTTGTTGTGCAGTATGTTCCGTGCAGTGTTAGAGCTCATCTTGCTCGTTACATCGAGGAGTGTAGGGCTTTAGCCATAAGGAGGGGTGACGAAGATACTGATGTTGCTCTTCAGTGCAATGAGGGTTATTTGTATGGTGTTCTGTTTAGTCATGGTTGGGTGAGGAGCAAATTCCATGGTCCTTCCTGGGAACGATTGGTCAGTGATTATGGTGTTCATCCTCGTGATATAATGACCATTAGGCTTGAACATTATGGAACGTGGATTGGTATTGATTTTTATCGTGTTGGTCGTGGAGATGCGTTGTCTCTTTTACCGTATGTTGGTAAGGTTTATTTTTAAGTAAGTTTTTAGCTTGT
The sequence above is a segment of the Aegilops tauschii subsp. strangulata cultivar AL8/78 chromosome 6, Aet v6.0, whole genome shotgun sequence genome. Coding sequences within it:
- the LOC109780680 gene encoding uncharacterized protein is translated as MARHAKTDSDVTSLAPSSPPRSPRRPAYYVHSPAASHPDVVASGGGCCGGGAGAAADKMSLAGSTPAESPLHYHFHHSGAATHHSRESFTGRLLFSDQLRSGGAAGAVPWRRLGHGSGAGSLGDDDDEDGGRPGSQSPWRCYALAAFAFVAVFAFFLLVLWGASKSYKPHVDVKSVVFESYHIQGGTDRTGVPTRMMSVNATVRLRFRNRGTFFGLHVTAAPFHLFFDDLTVASGNMKEFYQARKSGRVVTVSVVGKQVPLYGAGANLHSKPNNGRLGPAVVPVRLAFVLRARAHILGLLLRSKFYRRCVCRLDVREAHLGKPVPGVAARCEYHDGR